The following coding sequences lie in one Glycine max cultivar Williams 82 chromosome 19, Glycine_max_v4.0, whole genome shotgun sequence genomic window:
- the LOC100779181 gene encoding LOW QUALITY PROTEIN: disease resistance protein RGA2 (The sequence of the model RefSeq protein was modified relative to this genomic sequence to represent the inferred CDS: substituted 1 base at 1 genomic stop codon), which yields MYLTINSNIPGSSSSIWTRSDVCLEGGGHELLVDGYENLMGEASRVVGLYDHLRDLKKTLIKKFGLRIIDVDTRVVHRRDTSRMTHSRVSDSDVIGREHDKEKIIELLMPQNPNDDDKSLSVNPIVGIGGLGKTTLAKFVFNDKRIDKCFTLKMWVCVSDDFDINQLIIKIINSANVADAPLPQQNLNMVDLELLQNQLRNILAGQKFLLVLDDVWNDDRVKWVELRNLIKVGGAAGSKILVTTRIDSIASMMGTVTSYKLRSLSPENSLSLFVKWAFKEGKEEKHPHLVNIGKEIVKKCRGVPLAVRTLGSLLFSKFEANEWEYVRDNEIWNLPQKKDDILPALKLSYDFLPSYLRQCFALFSIYPKDYEFSSVEVTRLWEALGVLAPPRKNETPEDVVKQYLDELLSRSFLQDFIDGGTICQFKIHDLVHDLALFVAEDECLVLNSHIQNIPENIRHLSFAEYNFLGNSFTSKSVAVRTIMFSNGAQGANVEALLNTCVSKFKLLRILDLRDSTCKTLPCSIDKLKHLRYFSILNNRNIKRLPNSIXKLQNLQLLNVLGCEELEALPKGLRKLISLRHLYISTKQPVLPYSEIANLISLAQLSIGSSHNMESIFGGVKFPALKTLYVADCHSLKSLPLAVTNFPELETLIVKDCVNLDLDLWKDDHEEQNPKLKLKLVGFSRLPQLVALPQWLQETANSLQSLFIMNCDNLGMLPEWLSTMTNLKVLIISDCPKLTSLPDNIHHLTALEWLRIVGCPELCRKCQPHVGEFWSKISHIKEVFIEEPEKLEEKKDK from the exons ATGTACTTGACAATCAATTCAAATATTCCTGGCTCTTCTTCGTCGATCTGGACAAGATCTGATGTGTGTTTGGAAGGCGGTGGTCATGAATTGCTGGTGGATGGCTACGAGAATTTAATGGGAG AAGCTTCTCGGGTGGTGGGTTTGTACGACCATCTCCGAGACCTTAAAAAGACTCTCATTAAAAAGTTTGGTCTCCGAATAATTGATGTTGACACACGAGTTGTTCATAGGAGAGACACGAGTCGCATGACACACTCCCGTGTGAGTGACTCAGATGTGATCGGAAGGGAACATGATAAAGAAAAGATCATAGAGCTTTTGATGCCGCAGAATCccaatgatgatgacaaaagtcTCTCTGTTAACCCCATTGTGGGAATTGGAGGCTTGGGAAAAACTACGCTTGCAAAGTTTGTGTTTAATGATAAGAGGATAGATAAGTGTTTCACATTAAAGATGTGGGTGTGTGTTTCTGATGACTTTGACATTAACCAACTCATTATTAAAATCATCAATTCTGCTAATGTTGCTGATGCTCCTCTTCCCCAACAGAATTTAAACATGGTCGATCTGGAGCTATTACAAAATCAACTGAGAAACATACTTGCCGGTCAAAAATTCTTACTTGTCTTGGATGACGTATGGAATGATGACCGTGTTAAATGGGTTGAGCTGAGGAATTTAATAAAGGTAGGGGGTGCTGCAGGAAGTAAAATTCTAGTGACTACACGTATTGATTCCATTGCTTCCATGATGGGGACTGTTACCTCTTACAAGTTACGAAGCCTTTCTCCCGAGAATTCATTGTCTCTTTTTGTCAAATGGGCATTTAAAGAAGGCAAAGAGGAAAAACATCCTCATTTGGTAAATATCGGGAAAGAAATTGTGAAAAAATGCAGAGGGGTTCCATTGGCTGTGAGAACATTGGGGAGTTTACTATTTTCAAAGTTTGAGGCAAATGAATGGGAATATGTGAGAGACAATGAAATTTGGAATTTGCCACAAAAAAAAGATGACATTTTACCTGCACTTAAATTAAGTTATGATTTCTTGCCTTCCTATTTGAGGCAATGTTTtgcattattttcaatttacccAAAGGATTATGAATTTAGTAGTGTTGAGGTAACTAGGCTTTGGGAGGCACTTGGTGTCCTTGCACCACCCAGAAAGAATGAGACACCGGAAGATGTTGTCAAACAGTATCTGGATGAATTACTGTCAAGATCTTTCCTTCAAGATTTTATTGATGGTGGCACTATTTGTcaatttaaaattcatgattTGGTGCATGATCTTGCGCTGTTTGTTGCAGAAGATGAGTGTCTTGTCCTAAACTCCCACATTCAAAATATTCCTGAGAATATTCGGCATCTATCTTTTGCTGAATACAATTTTCTTGGAAATTCATTCACCTCAAAATCGGTAGCTGTGAGAACCATAATGTTTTCAAATGGTGCACAAGGAGCCAACGTTGAAGCTTTGCTAAATACTTGTGTGTCAAAGTTCAAATTATTGCGAATTTTGGATTTAAGGGATTCGACATGCAAGACTTTGCCATGTTCCATTGATAAGTTGAAACACTTGAGATATTTCAGCATTCTGAATAATCGCAACATCAAGAGACTCCCCAATTCTATTTGAAAGCTCCAAAATTTGCAATTGTTGAATGTTTTGGGATGCGAGGAGCTGGAAGCATTGCCCAAAGGATTAAGAAAATTGATTAGTCTTCGGCATTTGTATATAAGTACAAAGCAACCTGTTTTGCCTTACAGTGAGATTGCCAACTTGATCTCGCTTGCACAGCTGTCTATTGGATCAAGCCATAATATGGAGTCTATCTTTGGAGGGGTGAAGTTCCCTGCTCTTAAAACATTGTATGTTGCTGACTGTCATAGTCTGAAGTCTTTGCCACTGGCAGTTACAAATTTTCCTGAATTAGAAACTCTGATTGTTAAAGATTGTGTTAATCTGGACTTAGATCTGTGGAAGGACGACCATGAAGAACAAAACCCCAAGTTGAAGTTAAAACTTGTTGGATTTTCACGTTTACCACAGCTGGTGGCCTTGCCTCAATGGCTTCAAGAAACTGCCAACTCCTTACAGTCCTTGTTTATTATGAATTGTGACAATCTTGGAATGCTTCCGGAGTGGCTGTCAACTATGACTAATCTGAAAGTACTTATTATATCAGATTGTCCAAAGCTTACATCTCTCCCGGATAACATCCATCACCTAACCGCACTTGAATGGTTGAGAATTGTCGGTTGTCCTGAACTATGTAGAAAATGCCAGCCCCATGTCGGTGAGTTTTGGTCCAAAATATCACATATCAAAGAAGTCTTCATTGAAGAACCAGAAAAGCTGgaggaaaaaaaagacaaatag
- the LOC100305457 gene encoding disease resistance protein: protein MAESFIFSIAESLITKLASHAFQEASRVVGLYDHLRDLKKTLSLVKAVLLDAEQKQEHNHELQEWLRQLKSVFYDAQDVLDEFECQTLRKQLLKAHGTIKDEVSHFFSSSNPLGFRSKMAQQIKDLSKRLDKVAADRHKFGLRIIDVDTRVVHRRDTSRMTHSRVSDSDVIGREHDKEKLIELLMQQNPNDDDKNLSVIPIVGIGGLGKTTLAKFVFNDERVDECFKLKMWVCVSDDFDIYQLFIKIINSANVADAPLPQQNLDMVDLEQLQNQLRNILAGQKFLLVLDDVWNDDRLKWVELRNLIKVGGAAGSRILVTTRIDSIASMMGTVTSHKLQSLSPENSLSLFVKWAFKEGEEEKHPHLVNIGKEIVKKCRGVPLAVRTLGSSLFSKFEANEWEYVRDNEIWNLPQNKGDILPALKLSYDFLPSYLKQCFALFSLYPKDYSFNSDEVARLWGALGLLASPRKDATPENIVKQYLDELLSRSFLQDFIDFGTICLFKIPYLVHDLALFVAKDECLLVNSHTQNIPDNILHLSFAEYNFLGNSFTSKSVAVRTIIFPNGAEGGSVESLLNTCVSKFKLLRVLDLKDSTCKTLPRSIGKLKHLRYFSIENNRNIERLPNSICKLQNLQLLNVWGCKKLEALPKGLGKLISLRLLWITTKQPVLPYSEITNLISLAHLYIGSSYNMESIFGRVKLPALKTLNVAYCDSLKSLTLDVTNFPELETLIVVACVNLDLDLWKEHHEERNGKLKLKLLGFRDLPQLVALPQWLQETANSLQSLRISGCDNLEILPEWLSTMTNLKVLLISDCPKLISLPDNIDHLAALEWLRIVGCPELCRKCQPHVGEFWSKISHIKEVFIEEP from the coding sequence ATGGCTGAATCATTTATCTTCAGCATCGCTGAGTCTCTAATAACAAAGCTTGCTTCTCATGCTTTCCAAGAAGCTTCTCGGGTGGTGGGTTTGTACGACCATCTCCGAGACCTTAAAAAGACTCTCTCATTAGTCAAGGCAGTGCTGTTAGATGCTGAGCAAAAGCAGGAGCATAACCATGAGCTGCAGGAATGGCTGAGGCAGCTCAAAAGTGTCTTCTATGATGCCCAAGATGTGCTCGATGAATTTGAGTGCCAAACACTGCGAAAGCAACTGCTCAAAGCTCATGGCACCATCAAAGACGAGGTAAGCCACTTCTTCTCAAGTTCTAATCCACTTGGTTTTCGTTCCAAGATGGCTCAACAAATCAAAGATCTCAGCAAGAGGCTAGACAAGGTTGCAGCTGATAGGCATAAGTTTGGTCTCCGAATAATTGATGTTGACACACGAGTTGTTCATAGGAGAGACACGAGTCGCATGACACACTCCCGTGTGAGTGACTCAGATGTGATCGGAAGGGAACATGATAAAGAAAAGCTCATAGAGCTTTTGATGCAGCAGAATCCAAATGATGACGATAAAAATCTCTCTGTTATCCCCATTGTGGGGATTGGAGGCTTGGGAAAAACGACACTTGCAAAGTTTGTGTTTAATGATGAGAGGGTAGATGAGTGTTTCAAATTGAAGATGTGGGTGTGTGTTTCTGATGACTTTGACATTTACCAATTGTTTATCAAAATCATCAATTCTGCGAATGTTGCTGATGCTCCTCTTCCCCAACAGAATTTAGACATGGTCGATCTGGAGCAATTACAAAATCAACTGAGAAACATACTTGCCGGTCAAAAATTCTTACTTGTCTTGGATGACGTATGGAATGATGACCGTCTTAAATGGGTTGAGCTGAGGAATTTAATAAAGGTAGGGGGTGCTGCAGGAAGTAGAATTCTAGTGACTACACGTATTGATTCCATTGCTTCCATGATGGGCACGGTTACCTCTCACAAGTTACAAAGCCTTTCTCCCGAGAATTCATTGTCTCTTTTTGTCAAGTGGGCCTTTAAGGAAGGCGAAGAGGAAAAACATCCTCATTTGGTAAATATCGGGAAAGAAATTGTGAAAAAATGCAGAGGGGTTCCATTGGCTGTGAGAACATTGGGGAGTTCACTATTTTCAAAGTTTGAGGCAAATGAGTGGGAATATGTGAGAGACAATGAAATTTGGAATTTGCCACAAAATAAAGGTGACATTTTACCTGCACTTAAATTAAGTTATGATTTCTTGCCCTCCTATTTGAAGCAATGTTTTGCATTGTTTTCGCTTTACCCAAAGGATTATTCATTTAATAGTGATGAGGTAGCTAGGCTTTGGGGGGCACTTGGTCTCCTTGCATCACCTAGAAAGGATGCGACACCGGAAAATATTGTGAAACAGTATCTGGATGAATTACTGTCAAGATCTTTCCTTCaagattttattgattttggcACTATTTGTCTATTTAAAATTCCTTATTTGGTCCATGATCTTGCTCTGTTTGTTGCAAAAGATGAGTGTCTACTTGTAAATTCCCACACTCAAAACATTCCTGATAATATTCTGCATCTGTCTTTTGCTGAGTATAATTTTCTTGGAAATTCATTCACCTCAAAATCGGTAGCTGTGAGAACCATAATATTTCCAAATGGTGCAGAAGGAGGCAGCGTTGAATCTTTGTTAAATACCTGTGTGTCAAAGTTCAAATTATTGCGAGTTTTGGATTTAAAGGATTCGACATGCAAGACTTTGCCACGTTCCATTGGTAAGTTGAAACACTTGAGATATTTCAGCATTGAGAATAATCGCAACATTGAGAGACTCCCCAATTCTATTTGCAAGCTCCAAAATTTGCAATTGTTGAATGTTTGGGGATGCAAGAAGCTGGAAGCATTGCCCAAAGGATTGGGAAAATTGATTAGTCTTCGCCTTTTGTGGATAACTACAAAGCAACCTGTTTTGCCTTACAGTGAGATTACCAATTTGATCTCGCTTGCACATTTGTATATCGGATCAAGCTATAATATGGAGTCTATCTTTGGAAGGGTGAAGTTACCTGCTCTTAAAACATTGAATGTTGCTTACTGTGATAGTCTGAAGTCTTTGACATTGGATGTTACAAATTTTCCTGAATTAGAAACTCTGATTGTTGTAGCTTGTGTTAATCTGGACTTGGATCTGTGGAAGGAACACCATGAAGAACGAAATGGCAAGTTGAAGTTAAAACTCCTGGGATTCAGGGATTTACCACAGCTTGTGGCCTTACCTCAATGGCTTCAAGAAACTGCCAACTCCTTGCAGTCCTTACGTATTTCAGGTTGCGACAATCTTGAAATACTTCCGGAGTGGCTGTCAACTATGACTAATCTGAAAGTACTTCTTATATCAGATTGTCCAAAGCTTATATCTCTCCCGGATAACATTGATCACCTAGCCGCACTTGAATGGTTGAGAATTGTCGGTTGTCCTGAACTATGTAGAAAATGCCAGCCCCATGTCGGTGAGTTTTGGTCCAAAATATCACATATCAAAGAAGTCTTCATTGAAGAACCATAA